GGTGGCCGCACCCGTTCCCATTCCGAACACGGCCGTGAAACGCCCCAGCGCCAATGGTACTTCGTCTTAAGACGCGGGAGAGTAGGTCGCTGCCAGGTCTGCAAAAGGCAAGAATAAACCGATAACATGCGCCCGATGCCGTAAGGCTGAGGATAAGCTGCATGTTCAACAAAAAACCATATCTTCTCTCAACAAACGCCGGCCCAAGCCGAAACAACGGGCCGCCCTCAAGCGGCCTTTTTGCTTCGGTAAATTAAACCGCATAAACAGACGAAATGTTGGTCAATCGAGCTTTTGCAATAAGCAAAAGCGCCGATAAAAGAACTCAAACGAGATTTTGGCTTTGCCAAAACTCGGCAGAAGCGACCAAAGGGTCGCAGCAATCTTTTTGCCAAAGGCAAAAAATTGGCGCGGGGTGGAGCAGCCCGGTAGCTCGTCAGGCTCATAACCTGAAGGCCGCAGGTTCAAATCCTGCCCCCGCAACCAGATCTTCCAGACAGAATAACCAAAAGCCCCGATCGCGAAAGCCAACGGGGCTTTTTGACGTTCAGCCCAAACCTCACGAAAACCTCATGCCCGCGACACCCCGGAATAACAAAAACCGATAAATCCAAGCAAACTCGCAACCGCAAAGACGTTGAGGTCCGTAACGTCGCAAGCTCCGCTGCGCTCCACGAAAACCCAGCTCCATCAATCAAAAACCAACCAACCACAAAACATCCGAAAATAAAGCATATAACCCCCCGCTGCGGCCGCCCGGGATGAGGACACGGGCGCAAGCCAGCCGTCCCGTTCAATGCAGGCCGAGATAGGCTTTGCGAACCTCCGCATTGTCCAGCAGCGACGCGCTTTCTCCGGATAAGTGAATGCGACCGTTGACCATCACATAGGCCCGCTGAGACAGCCTCAGCGCATGATTGGCGTTCTGTTCGACGAGGAAGATCGTCTTGCCCATCGCCGCAATCTCGCCAAGAACATCAAAAACCCGCTTGACCACAAGCGGCGCAAGGCCAAGAGACGGCTCGTCGAACAGAATCAGGTCCGGGCGCCCCATCATGGCGCGCGCGATCGCCAGCGTTCCTTCAGTCGCGGAAAAAGCTCGAACATCTGTGTCCGGTCTTCATCGAAATGTGTCGTGCCGATGGGCGTGGTGCCCATCATCATGTTTTCCTCGACGCTCATGTCCGGGTAGATCTGGCGGCCTTCCGGGACAAGCGCAATGCCACGGCGGGAGATGCGGTTGGTCGGGAGAAGGGAGATATCCTCGCCCTTGTGCATGACCTTGCCGGAGGAAGCCCGCGGGGCGCCGAAAATGGTGGAAAGCAGTGTCGTCTTGCCGGCACCGTTCGCACCGATCAGGCTGACGATTTCGCCCTTCGCGATGTGAACATTGACGGACTTCAAGGCTTCCACGGGACCGTAATGGGCGTGAACACCGATGAATTCGAGGAGCGGGTTGTCGGAATTTGCGTTTGCGGTCATGCCACCACCTCTTCTTCGCTAACACCAAGATAGGCGGCGATCACCGCCGGATCGTTGGTAACGCTCTCCGGCGTGCCGTCGGAAATCACCTCGCCGTGGTCGAGGACGACGATGTGATTAGCGATGCGCATCACCAGCCCCATGTCATGCTCGATTACCAGCACGGACAGGTCATGGTCGGCGCAAAGCCGGCGAATGACATCCGACAGGTCCTTGGTTTCCGACGGATTGAGCCCGGCCGCCGGCTCGTCCAGGCAAATGAGTTTTGGCGACGTGCACATGGCGCGGGCGATCTCCAGCCGCCGCTGGCGACCATAGGGAAGCTCGCCTGCAAGGTGGTTTGCGTCTTCGACAAGGCTCATCTGGCCGAGCCAGTAATAGGCGCGATCGACTGCCTCGGCCTCGGCGTTCCTGTAGGCACGGGTCCTGAAAACGCCGCTCAGGAGATTGTTGCGGGTGGCAAGGTGCTGCGCCACCAGCAGGTTCTCGATAACAGACATTTCCTTGAACAGCCGGATGTTCTGGAATGTACGGGCGATGCCGGCGCGGGTGACGAGGTGTGAGCCGCCGGTGATTGGCCGGGTAATCAGTGCGCCGATGTCTTCAGATGTGCCACGGCCATTGAGCAGGATGCGACCCTCGCTGGCGCGGTAGAAACCGGTAATGCAGTCGAAGATCGTCGTCTTGCCAGCGCCGTTCGGGCCGATCAACGCAGTGATCGCACCCCTTTCGACGGAGAAGCTGACGTTGCGATTGGCGACGATGCCGCCGAAACGCATGGTGACGTTCTGGACGTCGAGAATGGGAGCGCTCATTGGCCGGCCTTCGTCTGGAGCTGGAGTTCGCGTACCGGCCTTGCCTCGCGCGACGAGGGGAAGAAGGCGGGACGTGTGAGACGCACGAGCCCACGCGGCTTCCAGATCATCATCACCACCATGAGGACGCCGAAGACGAGCACGCGATATTCGGCAAAATCGCGCAGCAGTTCCGGCAGGATCGTGAGCACAAGGGCAGCGAGGATGACGCCGACGGTGGAGCCGAGGCCGCCCAGCACCACGATCGCAAGGATCAGGGCGGAT
This genomic stretch from Pararhizobium capsulatum DSM 1112 harbors:
- a CDS encoding ABC transporter ATP-binding protein; translation: MSAPILDVQNVTMRFGGIVANRNVSFSVERGAITALIGPNGAGKTTIFDCITGFYRASEGRILLNGRGTSEDIGALITRPITGGSHLVTRAGIARTFQNIRLFKEMSVIENLLVAQHLATRNNLLSGVFRTRAYRNAEAEAVDRAYYWLGQMSLVEDANHLAGELPYGRQRRLEIARAMCTSPKLICLDEPAAGLNPSETKDLSDVIRRLCADHDLSVLVIEHDMGLVMRIANHIVVLDHGEVISDGTPESVTNDPAVIAAYLGVSEEEVVA